A DNA window from Drosophila pseudoobscura strain MV-25-SWS-2005 chromosome 2, UCI_Dpse_MV25, whole genome shotgun sequence contains the following coding sequences:
- the LOC117183379 gene encoding uncharacterized protein: MLPNLPLEFTEELFKYLSEKDKLRWAQVNKQLGCVFAYHAKGKYKSLIVGEEINSNEGYTDNELRVILTFCGSTVENISMQRVKVMDQLGELIEKNCINLRHAVLKITDENVDALKRVVNMRGIEKLSLDVLHYSGSDLLQHVNPYCKDLKLENISMGQEQHIKKLIHLEKLDVQSKEARNMFEICSHLPRLREFTTNRFEYPSDVKQDYLYPELESLTLINFEMPLDLPVCPKLKKFTLLLTACNAENYADIISKYGDTLEHLDIACE; the protein is encoded by the exons ATGCTGCCGAATCTACCACTTGAATTTACTGAAGAACTGTTTAAATACCTCAGCGAGAAAGATAAGCTGAGATGGGCCCAAGTAAACAAGCAACTTGGATGCGTTTTTGCGTACCACGCTAAAGGAAAGTATAAGTCACTTATCGTCGGTGaagaaataaattcaaatgagGGCTACACAGACAACGAGCTACGAGTTATTCTGACGTTCTGCGGATCAActgttgaaaatatttcaatgcAACGTGTTAAGGTTATGGACCAACTGGGAGAGCTCATAGAAAAAAACTGCATCAACCTCAGGCATGCCGTTTTGAAGATAACCGATGAAAATGTAGACGCGTTAAAACGTGTTGTAAACATGAGAGGCATTGAAAAGCTTTCCTTAGATGTCTTGCATTATAGCGGATCGGATCTGCTCCAGCACGTGAATCCATACTGCAAGGATTTGAAGTTGGAGAACATTTCGATGGGCCAGG AGCAACACATAAAGAAACTGATACACTTGGAAAAATTGGATGTGCAATCGAAGGAAGCACGAAATATGTTCGAAATATGCTCCCATCTTCCACGGCTTCGCGAATTCACTACGAACCGTTTTGAGTATCCCTCAGATGTAAAACAGGATTATTTATATCCTGAATTGGAGTCGCTGACACTTATCAATTTCGAAATGCCATTGGACTTGCCAGTATGTCCGAAACTCAAAAAGTTTACATTGTTATTGACTGCATGCAACGCAGAAAATTATGCTGACATTATTTCAAAGTACGGAGACACACTGGAGCATCTAGACATCGCCTGTGAATAA
- the Nmdar1 gene encoding glutamate [NMDA] receptor subunit 1, producing MAGTDSPAAARFVYRCLLFAPAIVVGLLLPLTLPPIAAAQRHTASDNPSTYNIGGVLSNSESETYFHTIISHLNFDQQYVPRKVTYYDKTIRMDKNPIKTVFNVCDKLIENRVYAVVVSHEQTSGDLSPAAVSYTSGFYSIPVIGISSRDAAFSDKNIHVSFLRTVPPYYHQADVWLEMLSHFAYTKVIIIHSSDTDGRAILGRFQTTSQTYYDDVDVRATVELIVEFEPKLESFTEHLIDMKTAQSRVYLMYASTEDAQVIFRDAGEYNMTGEGHVWIVTEQALFANNTPDGVLGLQLEHAHSDKGHIRDSVYVLASAIKEMISNETIAEAPKDCGDSAVNWESGKRLFQYLKSRNITGETGQVAFDDNGDRIYAGYDVINIREHQKKHVVGKFSYDSMRAKMRMNINDSEIIWPGKQNRKPEGIMIPTHLKVLTIEEKPFVYVRRMGDDEFRCEPDERPCPLFNATDSTANEYCCRGYCIDLLIELSKRINFTYDLALSPDGQFGHYLLRNNTGAMTLRKEWTGLMGELVNERADMIVAPLTINPERAEYIEFSKPFKYQGITILEKKPSRSSTLVSFLQPFSNTLWILVMVSVHVVALVLYLLDRFSPFGRFKLSHSDSNEEKALNLSSAVWFAWGVLLNSGIGEGTPRSFSARVLGMVWAGFAMIIVASYTANLAAFLVLERPKTKLSGINDARLRNTMENLTCATVKGSSVDMYFRRQVELSNMYRTMEANNYATAEQAIQDVKKGKLMAFIWDSSRLEYEASKDCELVTAGELFGRSGYGVGLQKGSPWTDSVTLAILEFHESGFMEKLDKQWIFHGHVQQNCELFEKTPNTLGLKNMAGVFILVGVGIAGGVGLIIIEVIYKKHQVKKQKRLDIARHAADKWRGTIEKRKTIRASLAMQRQYNVGLNSTHPPGTISLAVDKRRYPRLGQRLGPERAWPGDAADVLRTRRPYDLGKPGQSPKVMGATPAMLGRTRPQQNILPPRYSPGYTSDVSHLVV from the exons ATGGCTGGCACTGATTCCCCTGCCGCCGCTCGCTTTGTTTATCGCTGCCTTTTGTTCGCGCCTGCTATTGTTGTGggactcctgctgccgctgacgctGCCACCGATTGCCGCCGCCCAAAGGCACACAGCATCCGATAATCCCTCGACATACAATATTGGCGGTGTATTGAGCAATTCCGAGAGCGAGACCTACTTCCACACCATCATTTCG CATCTCAACTTCGATCAGCAGTATGTTCCGCGCAAAGTCACCTACTACGACAAGACCATCCGCATGGACAAGAACCCCATCAAGACGGTGTTCAATGTGTGCGACAAGCTCATCGAGAATCGG GTGTATGCCGTAGTCGTTTCGCATGAGCAAACCTCTGGTGATTTGTCGCCGGCGGCTGTAAGTTACACGAGCGGATTCTATTCAATTCCCGTCATTGGCATATCCTCAAGGGATGCGGCCTTCTCCGACAAGAACATCCACGTCTCCTTTCTTAGAACAGTGCCGCCGTACTATCACCAGGCAGACGTCTGGCTAGAGATGTTGAGTCACTTTGCATACACCAAG GTAATCATAATACACAGCTCCGACACGGATGGACGGGCCATATTGGGGCGTTTCCAGACCACATCACAGACCTACTATGACGATGTCGATGTGCGTGCCACTGTGGAATTGATTGTAGAGTTCGAGCCGAAGCTGGAGAGTTTTACGGAACATTTAATAGATATGAAGACGGCCCAGTCGAGGGTTTATTTGATGTATGCCAG CACTGAGGACGCCCAAGTCATCTTCCGGGATGCTGGCGAGTACAACATGACCGGGGAGGGGCATGTGTGGATTGTGACGGAGCAGGCGCTGTTCGCCAACAATACGCCGGACGGAGTGCTGGGCCTCCAGCTGGAGCATGCCCACAGCGACAAGGGACACATTAGG GACAGCGTTTATGTCCTGGCCTCGGCCATCAAGGAGATGATATCCAACGAGACCATTGCAGAGGCGCCCAAGGATTGCGGCGATTCGGCCGTCAACTGGGAATCGG GCAAGCGTCTGTTCCAGTACCTGAAGAGCCGCAATATTACGGGGGAGACAGGACAAGTGGCCTTCGATGACAATGGGGATCGCATCTATGCGGGCTACGATGTGATCAACATACGGGAGCACCAGAAAAAGCATGTGGTGGGAAAATTCAGCTATGATAGT ATGCGTGCCAAAATGCGGATGAATATCAATGATAGCGAGATCATTTGGCCGGGCAAACAGAACCGCAAGCCAGAGGGCATTATGATACCCACTCATCTGAAAGTGCTGACCATCGAGGAGAAGCCCTTTGTGTATGTGAGGCGCATGGGCGATGACGAGTTTCGCTGCGAGCCGGATGAACGACCCTGTCCGCTGTTCAATGCTACTGATTCCACAG CCAACGAGTACTGCTGTCGAGGGTACTGCATCGATCTCCTCATCGAACTATCCAAACGGATCAACTTCACTTACGATCTAGCCCTTTCGCCGGATGGACAATTCGGACACTACCTCCTCCGGAACAACACGGGTGCCATGACACTGCGCAAGGAGTGGACGGGTCTCATGGGGGAGCTAGTCAATGAACGTGCCGA CATGATCGTTGCACCATTAACCATCAATCCCGAGCGTGCCGAGTACATTGAATTCTCGAAACCATTCAAATACCAAGGCATTACAATACTCGAAAAGAAACCGTCACGATCGAGTACTCTCGTGTCTTTCTTGCAGCCATTTAGTAACACGCTATGGATCTTGGTAATGGTGTCGGTTCATGTTGTGGCGCTCGTCCTCTATCTGCTGGACAG ATTCTCACCGTTTGGACGCTTCAAGCTCTCGCATTCGGACAGCAACGAGGAGAAGGCCCTAAATCTCAGCTCCGCGGTCTGGTTCGCCTGGGGCGTCCTCCTCAATAGTGGCATCGGTGAGGGTACACCGCGCAGCTTCTCTGCCCGAGTTTTAGGCATGGTCTGGGCCGGCTTCGCCATGATCATTGTGGCCTCGTACACTGCCAACCTGGCTGCTTTCCTCGTGCTGGAGCGGCCCAAGACGAAGCTGAGCGGCATCAACGATGCCCGCTTGAGGAACACCATGGAGAACCTGACTTGTGCCACCGTCAAGGGCTCGTCGGTGGATATGTATTTCCGGCGGCAGGTCGAGCTATCGAACATGTATCGCACGATGGAGGCGAACAACTATGCCACCGCCGAGCAGGCCATCCAGGACGTGAAGAAGGG CAAGCTAATGGCCTTTATCTGGGACTCATCGCGACTGGAGTACGAGGCCTCCAAGGATTGCGAACTGGTGACCGCTGGAGAGCTCTTCGGACGCAGTGGCTATGGCGTAGGCCTGCAAAAGGGTTCGCCCTGGACAGATTCTGTGACCCTGGCTATCCTAGAGTTCCATGAAA GTGGCTTCATGGAGAAGTTGGACAAACAATGGATCTTCCATGGACATGTGCAACAGAATTGTGAACTCTTCGAGAAGACCCCGAATACGCTGGGCCTCAAGAACATGGCTGGGGTGTTCATTCTGGTGGGTGTCGGTATAGCCGGAGGCGTGGGGCTTATCATCATTGAGGTGATCTATAAAAAACACCAAGTGAAAAAGCAGAAACGTCTGGATATAGCCCGACATGCGGCTGATAAATGGCGTGGAACTATCGAG AAGCGAAAGACCATACGCGCCTCACTGGCCATGCAGCGACAGTACAACGTGGGACTCAACTCCACCCATCCACCGGGCACAATCAGCCTGGCGGTGGACAAGAGGCGATACCCCCGCTTGGGGCAGCGGCTGGGACCAGAGCGTGCCTGGCCTGGAGACGCGGCCGATGTGCTGCGAACACGACGCCCCTACGATCTGGGAAAGCCAGGACAGTCGCCAAAAGTGATGGGTGCCACGCCGGCGATGCTCGGGCGGACACGGCCCCAGCAGAATATCTTGCCGCCGCGCTACTCGCCCGGATACACCAGCGATGTGTCGCACTTGGTCGTTTAA